The proteins below are encoded in one region of Pseudomonas putida S13.1.2:
- a CDS encoding M24 family metallopeptidase: protein MQMPKTLKIRNGDKVQPTFSVQEYAARHARLRAYMAEQDIEAAIFTSYHNVNYYSDFLYCSFGRPYALVITQDKVVSISANIDGGQPWRRTVGTDNIVYTDWQRDNYFVAIQQALPLASRIGVEHDHLNLQNHAKLAACYPKAELLDIGAPCMRMRMIKSAEEQALIRHGAQVADIGGAAVVEALREQVPEYEVALHATQAMVREIARRFPDAELMDTWTWFQSGLNTDGAHNPVTSRRVGKGEILSLNCFPMIAGYYTALERTLFLDHCPDEYLRLWQANVEVHEAGLKLVRPGMRCSDIARELNEIFLRHDLLQYRTFGYGHSFGTLSHYYGREAGLELREDIDTVLEPGMVVSIEPMIMLPEGRPGAGGYREHDILIVNDNGAENITKFPYGPEHNIIRR from the coding sequence ATGCAAATGCCCAAGACCCTGAAAATTCGCAATGGCGACAAGGTGCAGCCGACCTTCTCGGTGCAGGAATATGCAGCCCGCCACGCCCGTCTGCGGGCCTACATGGCCGAGCAGGACATCGAAGCGGCTATCTTCACGTCGTATCACAACGTCAACTACTACAGCGACTTCCTGTACTGCTCGTTCGGCCGTCCCTATGCGCTGGTGATCACCCAGGACAAGGTTGTCTCGATCAGCGCCAACATCGATGGCGGGCAGCCCTGGCGGCGTACGGTCGGTACTGACAACATCGTCTACACCGACTGGCAACGCGACAACTACTTCGTTGCCATCCAGCAGGCGCTGCCGCTGGCCTCGCGCATCGGCGTCGAACACGACCACCTCAACCTGCAGAACCATGCCAAGTTGGCCGCCTGCTACCCCAAAGCCGAGTTGCTGGACATTGGCGCGCCGTGCATGCGCATGCGCATGATCAAGTCGGCCGAGGAACAGGCGCTGATCCGCCACGGTGCGCAGGTGGCCGACATCGGCGGTGCGGCGGTGGTAGAGGCGCTGCGCGAACAGGTGCCTGAGTATGAGGTGGCGCTGCATGCCACCCAGGCGATGGTCCGCGAAATTGCCAGGCGCTTCCCCGATGCGGAGCTGATGGACACCTGGACCTGGTTCCAGTCCGGGCTCAACACCGATGGCGCGCATAACCCGGTAACCAGCCGCCGCGTGGGCAAGGGTGAAATCCTCAGCCTCAACTGCTTCCCGATGATCGCCGGCTACTACACCGCGCTGGAGCGCACGCTGTTCCTCGACCACTGCCCGGATGAATACCTGCGCCTGTGGCAGGCCAACGTCGAAGTGCACGAGGCCGGGTTGAAACTGGTACGCCCGGGCATGCGCTGCAGCGACATCGCCCGTGAACTGAACGAAATCTTCCTGCGCCACGACCTGCTTCAGTACCGCACCTTCGGTTATGGGCATTCGTTCGGCACCTTGAGCCACTACTACGGCCGCGAAGCGGGGCTGGAGCTGCGCGAAGACATCGACACAGTGCTGGAGCCTGGCATGGTGGTGTCGATCGAACCGATGATCATGCTGCCCGAAGGGCGGCCGGGGGCGGGCGGGTATCGCGAGCATGACATTCTGATCGTCAACGACAACGGCGCCGAGAACATTACCAAGTTCCCGTATGGGCCGGAGCACAACATCATTCGCAGATAA
- a CDS encoding MFS transporter, whose product MSSTTLDPSAVAGPTHNAERQALRKAARASFMGNFVEWFDYAAYGYLATIIAATFFPQTDKTTGLLATFAVFALSFLVRPLGGIVWGHFGDRHGRRNALSWSILIMSVATFCIGLLPGYAQIGLWAPGLLLLIRLVQGFSASGEYAGAAAFLAEYAPPGRRGLYTSIVPASTAAGLLFGAAFVAVLHELLSSEALHEWGWRLPFLLAAPFGLVGRYIRMSLQDTPKFLEMEQRLEHKAGMAPTPLRELLGQHRRSLAFGIGVTCLNAVAFYLLLSYMPTYLSSEMGLSERDSFIASTVSLATYIGLIFLMGRLSDRFGRKTMLVVASLLFLGLTVPLFRLLDGQPLLVILAIQICFGAILAMNDGTLPCLLAEIFPTRVRFSGFALSFNVANALFGGTAPFIATWLIQVTGSKLAPAGYLLAAALVALVAMLMCRETAHSALED is encoded by the coding sequence ATGTCCAGCACCACACTTGACCCATCCGCCGTCGCCGGGCCCACACACAACGCCGAACGGCAGGCCCTGCGCAAGGCCGCCCGGGCCAGTTTCATGGGCAACTTTGTCGAGTGGTTCGACTATGCCGCCTACGGCTACCTGGCCACCATCATCGCCGCCACCTTCTTCCCGCAGACCGACAAGACCACCGGCTTGCTGGCAACCTTCGCCGTGTTTGCCCTGTCGTTCCTGGTCCGCCCGCTAGGCGGTATCGTCTGGGGGCACTTTGGCGACCGCCATGGCCGGCGCAACGCACTGTCGTGGTCGATCCTGATCATGTCGGTAGCCACCTTCTGCATCGGCCTGTTGCCAGGTTATGCGCAAATCGGCTTGTGGGCGCCGGGCTTGTTGTTGCTGATCCGCCTGGTGCAGGGCTTTTCTGCCTCGGGCGAGTACGCTGGTGCTGCGGCGTTCCTGGCGGAATACGCGCCGCCCGGCCGGCGTGGCCTGTACACCAGCATCGTGCCGGCCAGCACCGCAGCGGGGTTGCTGTTTGGTGCGGCGTTTGTGGCGGTGTTGCACGAACTGCTCAGCAGCGAAGCCCTGCATGAATGGGGCTGGCGCCTGCCGTTTCTGCTGGCGGCACCGTTCGGCCTGGTGGGGCGCTATATCCGCATGAGCCTGCAGGACACACCCAAGTTTCTGGAAATGGAGCAGCGCCTGGAACACAAGGCCGGCATGGCCCCGACGCCGCTGCGTGAGCTACTGGGCCAGCACCGGCGCAGCCTGGCCTTCGGCATTGGCGTTACCTGCCTGAACGCGGTGGCGTTCTACCTGCTGCTCAGCTATATGCCGACCTACCTGTCCAGTGAGATGGGCTTGAGCGAGCGGGATTCATTCATTGCCTCGACAGTATCGCTGGCCACCTACATCGGTTTGATCTTCCTGATGGGGCGGCTGTCCGACCGGTTTGGCCGCAAGACCATGCTGGTGGTGGCTTCGCTGTTGTTCCTGGGGCTGACCGTACCGTTGTTCCGCCTGCTTGACGGGCAGCCGCTGCTGGTCATTCTGGCGATCCAGATTTGCTTCGGGGCGATACTGGCGATGAACGACGGGACCTTGCCGTGCCTGCTGGCCGAGATTTTCCCGACCCGGGTGCGCTTCAGTGGGTTCGCCCTGAGCTTCAATGTGGCCAACGCGTTGTTTGGCGGGACTGCACCGTTCATTGCCACCTGGCTGATCCAGGTGACTGGCAGCAAGCTGGCGCCGGCGGGGTATTTGCTGGCGGCAGCCCTGGTGGCACTGGTGGCCATGCTGATGTGTCGGGAAACGGCACACTCGGCACTGGAAGATTGA
- a CDS encoding GlxA family transcriptional regulator, translated as MVHPASANLSPSIVKSCSVKTFGFLILPNFTTIGLASAVETLRMANLAARTPLFRSVLIAADEAPVVASNGMRVLPDYSIANAPELDALLVVGANPIDRGRSSRPLIDWLRKLARQHLPLGGICTGSYLLAKAELLKGYRCTIHWEDLPTLQAHFPGIVISSQLFELDRDRYTCSGGVAAMDMMLQLVAREPGGQDIAAKAAELLLCDRVRGERERQRVPLRTLLGSAQPKLSQVVAIMEANLEEPLGLEELASLNEVTVRQLERLFHKYLQRTPSQYYLELRLSRARELLLRSDVQVREVALACGFSSPAHFSKSYSRFFGLSPLGERRQASLH; from the coding sequence ATGGTCCACCCCGCTTCTGCAAACCTATCGCCCTCTATTGTAAAGAGTTGTTCCGTAAAGACCTTCGGCTTTCTGATTTTGCCCAATTTCACCACAATCGGCCTGGCCTCGGCGGTGGAAACCCTGCGCATGGCCAACCTGGCCGCGCGCACGCCACTGTTTCGCAGCGTGCTGATTGCCGCGGACGAGGCGCCCGTGGTCGCCAGCAACGGCATGCGGGTACTGCCCGACTACAGCATCGCCAACGCGCCCGAGCTGGATGCGCTGCTGGTGGTCGGCGCCAACCCGATCGACCGTGGCCGTAGCAGCCGCCCGCTGATCGACTGGTTGCGCAAGCTGGCCCGCCAGCACCTGCCATTGGGCGGTATCTGCACCGGTAGCTACCTGCTGGCCAAGGCCGAACTGCTCAAAGGCTACCGCTGCACCATCCACTGGGAAGACCTGCCGACATTGCAGGCGCACTTCCCCGGCATTGTCATTTCCAGCCAGCTGTTCGAACTGGACCGCGACCGTTATACCTGCTCGGGCGGTGTGGCAGCCATGGACATGATGCTGCAACTGGTGGCACGCGAACCCGGGGGCCAGGACATCGCGGCCAAGGCGGCGGAGCTGTTGCTGTGCGACCGGGTGCGGGGCGAGCGCGAGCGCCAACGGGTACCGCTGCGCACCCTGCTTGGCAGCGCCCAGCCCAAGCTGAGCCAGGTGGTGGCGATCATGGAGGCCAACCTGGAAGAACCACTGGGGCTCGAGGAGCTTGCCAGCCTCAACGAGGTGACCGTGCGCCAGCTGGAGCGGCTATTCCACAAGTACCTGCAGCGCACGCCCAGCCAATATTACCTGGAGCTGCGGCTGTCGCGGGCCCGGGAGTTGCTGCTGCGCAGCGATGTGCAGGTGCGCGAGGTGGCGCTGGCCTGCGGGTTCAGTTCGCCGGCGCATTTTTCCAAGAGTTACAGCCGGTTCTTTGGCTTGTCGCCGCTGGGGGAGCGGCGGCAGGCCTCTCTGCACTGA
- the pssA gene encoding CDP-diacylglycerol--serine O-phosphatidyltransferase, with protein sequence MNPESMLAALPGYAISPESIQVLPDAKAYRACLLERIRAATRRIVIVALYLQEDEAGQEVLDALYQAKAERPGLEITIVVDWFRARRGLLGGGRQPGNAAWYQAQRQLRGLDIVIHGVPVQTRELFGVLHLKGSIIDDCVIYTGASLNNVYLHRFDRYRLDRYHLFQSPGLADAMVDLVQRLLHHTATPRLDLPAPPATRNLRGDIRRLRARLRRMAYEAPPSVAGQGLRVIPLLGVGRGNPLNRALCALLAAARTQLIISTPYFNPPRVVMRELDHALERGVHVELIVGDRTANDFYIAPGEPFSASGALPYLYEDNLRAFARRRHAAIASGQLQVRIWNDPGHTFHAKGVWVDQRYSLLTGNNLNPRGFNLDLENGLLIDDPQGQWLAPREAELNGLRRHAPMIGSAEALGVKAEHPKEVRKFLRRLRFSRLEPLIKRVL encoded by the coding sequence GTGAACCCCGAATCCATGCTGGCGGCATTGCCAGGCTACGCCATATCGCCCGAGTCGATCCAGGTGCTGCCCGATGCCAAGGCATACCGCGCCTGCCTGCTCGAACGCATCCGCGCCGCAACCCGGCGCATCGTCATCGTCGCGCTGTACCTGCAGGAAGACGAGGCCGGCCAGGAAGTGCTGGATGCCTTGTACCAGGCCAAGGCCGAGCGGCCAGGCCTGGAAATCACCATCGTGGTCGACTGGTTCCGTGCCCGCCGCGGCCTTTTGGGGGGCGGGCGCCAGCCGGGTAACGCCGCCTGGTATCAGGCCCAGCGCCAGTTGCGCGGGCTGGATATCGTCATTCACGGGGTGCCGGTGCAGACCCGCGAGCTGTTCGGCGTGCTGCACCTCAAGGGCAGCATCATCGACGACTGCGTGATCTACACCGGCGCCAGCCTGAACAACGTCTACCTGCACCGCTTTGACCGTTATCGCCTGGACCGCTACCACCTGTTTCAGTCGCCGGGGCTTGCCGACGCCATGGTCGACCTGGTGCAGCGCCTGCTGCACCACACCGCCACACCGCGCCTCGACTTGCCTGCACCACCCGCCACCCGTAACCTGCGCGGCGACATCCGGCGCTTGCGTGCGCGGTTGCGGCGCATGGCCTACGAGGCACCGCCCAGCGTGGCGGGGCAGGGGCTGCGGGTAATTCCGCTGTTGGGCGTGGGCCGTGGCAACCCGTTGAACCGGGCGCTGTGCGCCTTGTTGGCGGCGGCGCGCACGCAGCTCATCATCAGTACGCCGTATTTCAACCCACCGCGGGTGGTGATGCGCGAACTGGACCATGCGCTGGAGCGGGGTGTGCACGTTGAGCTGATCGTCGGTGACCGCACGGCCAACGACTTCTATATCGCCCCCGGTGAGCCGTTCAGTGCCAGTGGCGCATTGCCTTATCTGTACGAAGACAACCTGCGTGCCTTCGCCCGGCGCCGCCATGCCGCCATCGCCAGCGGCCAGTTGCAGGTGCGGATATGGAACGATCCCGGGCATACCTTCCATGCCAAGGGTGTGTGGGTCGACCAGCGCTATTCGTTGCTGACCGGCAACAACCTGAACCCGCGCGGGTTCAACCTGGACCTGGAGAACGGCTTGCTGATCGATGACCCGCAAGGGCAATGGCTGGCGCCACGGGAAGCGGAGTTGAACGGGCTACGCCGGCATGCGCCGATGATTGGCTCGGCAGAGGCGCTGGGTGTGAAGGCCGAACATCCCAAGGAAGTGCGCAAGTTTCTGCGGCGCTTGCGTTTTAGCCGGTTGGAGCCGTTGATCAAGCGGGTGCTCTGA
- a CDS encoding DMT family transporter produces MNALRSLIQRQMQSGALYAVLAALGFSFKAIFVKLAYAAGPVDAISLLAMRMGLALPLFAWLVWASRSQASAPLKLGDGLRVGLLGLLGYYLASLFDFYGLQYISAGLERLILFTYPTLVLVFQAIALRERPSLRTLSAMGLCYLGLGVAFVHDVSVAGVGQQVVLGSLWVFASAVTYALYYSGTGVMLKRMGSMRLAGLCGTASSLMVLAHYLLVAPVGQLWQLPGAVWANAGLMAVFSTVLPIYWVALAIQRLGPTHTAAVGNLGPVLTVLASWALLSEEISLYQIVGLAVVLFAVSRLKPQSKKKAEIATATGPARSL; encoded by the coding sequence ATGAACGCATTACGCAGCCTGATCCAACGCCAGATGCAGAGCGGCGCCTTGTACGCCGTGCTGGCCGCCCTGGGCTTCAGCTTCAAGGCGATTTTCGTCAAGCTCGCGTACGCTGCCGGGCCTGTGGACGCCATCAGCCTGCTGGCGATGCGCATGGGGCTGGCGCTGCCGTTGTTCGCCTGGCTGGTATGGGCCAGCCGTAGCCAAGCCAGCGCCCCTCTCAAACTGGGCGACGGTTTGCGTGTGGGCTTGCTCGGGCTGCTGGGTTATTACCTGGCCAGCCTGTTCGACTTTTATGGTTTGCAGTACATCAGCGCCGGGCTCGAGCGGCTGATCCTGTTTACCTACCCGACGCTGGTGCTGGTGTTCCAGGCCATCGCCCTGCGTGAACGGCCAAGCCTGCGCACCTTGTCGGCCATGGGCCTGTGCTACCTGGGGCTGGGCGTCGCCTTTGTCCACGACGTCAGTGTCGCCGGGGTTGGCCAACAGGTGGTGCTGGGCTCGCTGTGGGTGTTCGCCAGTGCGGTGACCTATGCGCTGTATTACTCCGGCACCGGGGTGATGCTCAAGCGCATGGGCTCGATGCGCCTGGCCGGGCTGTGCGGCACGGCGTCCTCGCTGATGGTGCTGGCGCATTACCTGCTGGTAGCACCGGTCGGGCAGTTGTGGCAATTACCGGGCGCGGTGTGGGCCAATGCCGGGTTGATGGCGGTGTTTTCCACGGTATTGCCGATCTACTGGGTAGCGCTGGCAATCCAGCGGCTGGGCCCTACCCATACGGCGGCGGTGGGCAATCTGGGCCCGGTGCTGACGGTGTTGGCATCATGGGCACTTTTGAGTGAAGAGATTTCGCTGTACCAGATCGTCGGCCTGGCGGTGGTGCTGTTTGCCGTGTCGCGGCTCAAGCCGCAAAGCAAGAAGAAAGCCGAGATAGCCACAGCGACCGGGCCGGCACGGTCTCTGTAG
- a CDS encoding LysR substrate-binding domain-containing protein, whose translation MPFDLTDLRLLLAIAATGSLSKAAATFPVAVSAASNRLRLLEERCGLALFIRNAGGMQLTPSGRLVLEGARTVLAEAQKLQGTLKELSGEHRITLRLAASTVTNSTLLPAVLGPFLADYPEVDLQLVEHKSVDVLRVVVANECEIGVYDGILNSEGVVSLPFRTERLVMLVPAGHPLAGREQLRLVDALGFAFICLPGERPMQRFVEEMAMKLAMPLKVRVRAPSFEAIAQLVAQRAGVAMLPETAALRAEQELPVRRVALAESWATLELRLCFRDWEQLSSHGRQLVSFLSGLEAGETTAISVVNTAP comes from the coding sequence ATGCCATTCGACCTGACAGACCTGCGCCTGCTGCTGGCCATCGCTGCCACAGGCAGCCTGAGCAAGGCGGCTGCCACTTTTCCGGTGGCCGTATCGGCCGCCAGTAATCGCCTGCGCCTGCTGGAGGAGCGCTGCGGGCTTGCGCTGTTCATCCGCAATGCCGGTGGCATGCAGCTAACGCCATCCGGGCGGTTGGTGCTCGAGGGCGCGCGAACCGTTCTCGCTGAGGCGCAAAAGCTGCAGGGCACCTTGAAAGAGCTGTCTGGTGAGCACCGCATCACCTTGCGCCTGGCGGCGTCCACCGTGACCAACAGCACATTGCTGCCCGCCGTGCTGGGGCCGTTCCTGGCGGACTACCCGGAAGTCGACCTGCAACTGGTCGAGCACAAGAGCGTGGATGTGCTGCGGGTAGTGGTGGCCAACGAATGCGAGATCGGTGTGTATGACGGCATCCTGAACAGTGAGGGCGTGGTATCGCTGCCGTTTCGCACCGAGCGCCTGGTGATGCTGGTGCCTGCCGGTCACCCGCTGGCCGGGCGCGAGCAGCTACGCCTGGTCGACGCCTTGGGCTTTGCGTTCATCTGCCTCCCGGGTGAGCGGCCGATGCAGCGCTTTGTCGAGGAAATGGCGATGAAGCTGGCCATGCCCCTGAAGGTACGGGTGCGTGCACCGAGTTTCGAGGCGATTGCCCAGTTGGTGGCACAGCGTGCAGGGGTGGCAATGCTGCCCGAAACAGCCGCCCTACGCGCCGAACAGGAGCTGCCGGTGCGCAGGGTGGCCCTGGCCGAAAGCTGGGCCACCCTGGAGCTTCGCCTGTGCTTCCGTGACTGGGAGCAACTGAGCTCGCATGGGCGGCAACTGGTGAGTTTTCTTTCCGGGCTTGAGGCGGGCGAGACCACCGCGATTTCGGTAGTGAATACGGCGCCTTGA
- a CDS encoding GGDEF domain-containing protein → MLTISVALAAAAALYLAIEWRSVRETSLLFWSAGFATITVGCVLALLRGVGLLFIGIWFANGLLVVAHWFFLIGVLRFTQDRLSRAWLIIVVVWFALLLLPVGPQWSKVMLMVNSLLVASLTLKASFLLRPHGKSLSVGAVQLRYVLLIHGLFYVAKAVIAITPGTLIDLATFGGLIIQVSLVEGAMAIMLIALSMTGTVRYRREERIARLAARDPLTALYNRRALEVRAGHFFKDVSPAQPGALLLIDIDNFKLVNDLHGHIAGDRLLIALSEMIRTVLPERALAARLGGDEFVILLSGASSEQVMELGGMLREQFQQYASKTVPTPHAVTLSIGVNLFEQPPASLAALIEQGDVALYQSKRSGRDSIRFVERPMADINH, encoded by the coding sequence ATGCTGACCATCTCGGTCGCCCTGGCAGCGGCGGCTGCCCTGTACCTGGCGATTGAGTGGCGCAGTGTCCGCGAAACCTCACTGCTGTTCTGGAGTGCCGGTTTTGCCACTATTACCGTCGGTTGTGTCCTGGCCTTGTTGCGCGGGGTCGGGTTGTTGTTCATCGGCATCTGGTTTGCCAACGGTTTGCTGGTGGTGGCGCACTGGTTTTTCCTGATAGGCGTACTGCGTTTTACCCAGGACCGCTTGTCGCGGGCCTGGCTGATCATTGTGGTGGTCTGGTTCGCCTTGCTGCTGCTGCCCGTAGGGCCGCAGTGGTCGAAGGTGATGCTGATGGTGAACTCGTTGCTGGTGGCCTCGCTGACGCTCAAGGCCAGCTTCCTGCTGCGGCCGCATGGCAAGTCGCTAAGTGTCGGCGCGGTACAGCTGCGCTATGTATTGCTGATACACGGGTTGTTCTATGTGGCCAAGGCGGTCATTGCGATCACGCCGGGTACGTTGATTGACCTGGCCACCTTTGGCGGGCTGATCATTCAGGTTTCCCTGGTCGAGGGGGCGATGGCGATCATGCTGATTGCCTTGTCGATGACTGGCACTGTGCGCTATCGGCGCGAGGAGCGGATTGCCCGGCTGGCAGCCCGCGACCCGTTGACCGCGCTGTACAACCGGCGCGCGCTGGAGGTGCGGGCGGGGCATTTCTTCAAGGACGTCAGCCCGGCGCAGCCCGGGGCGTTGCTGCTGATCGACATCGACAACTTCAAGCTGGTGAACGACCTGCACGGGCACATTGCCGGGGACCGGTTGCTGATTGCCTTGAGCGAGATGATTCGTACGGTGCTACCCGAGCGCGCGCTGGCCGCGCGGCTGGGCGGTGATGAGTTCGTCATCTTGTTGAGCGGGGCGAGTAGCGAGCAGGTAATGGAGCTGGGTGGGATGTTGCGCGAGCAATTTCAGCAGTATGCCAGCAAGACCGTGCCTACGCCGCACGCGGTTACCTTGAGTATCGGCGTGAACCTGTTCGAGCAGCCGCCGGCGAGCCTGGCGGCGTTGATCGAGCAGGGCGATGTGGCGTTGTACCAGTCCAAGCGCAGTGGGCGCGACAGTATTCGGTTTGTGGAGCGTCCGATGGCTGACATTAACCACTAG
- the ppnN gene encoding nucleotide 5'-monophosphate nucleosidase PpnN, which translates to MPQRNVINASVSPKGSLETLSQREVQQLSEVGTGSLYTLFRQCALAILNTGAHVDNAKTILEAYKDFEVKIHQQDRGVRLELQNAPADAFVDGEMIASTREMLFSALRDIVYTESELASQRIDLESSQGITDYVFHLLRNARTLRPGVEPKMVVCWGGHSISTEEYQYTKKVGHELGLRKLDVCTGCGPGVMKGPMKGATIAHAKQRMHGSRYLGLTEPGIIAAEAPNPIVNELVILPDIEKRLEAFVRVGHGIIIFPGGAGTAEEFLYLLGILMHPDNHDVPFPVVLTGPRSAEPYLQQLHAFVGATLGEAAHRLYEIIIDDPAEVARHMVEGLKEVKQFRRERNDAFHFNWLLKIEESFQRPFDPTHQAMAELDLRRELPPHELAANLRRAFSGVVAGNVKDKGIRLIEEHGPYQIRGDSAVLDPLGRLLQAFVDQHRMKLPGGAAYVPCYQVVT; encoded by the coding sequence ATGCCTCAACGCAATGTCATCAATGCATCCGTCAGCCCCAAAGGCAGCCTGGAAACGCTGTCACAACGTGAAGTGCAGCAACTGAGTGAAGTCGGTACCGGTAGCCTCTACACCCTGTTCCGCCAGTGCGCCCTGGCCATCCTCAACACCGGCGCCCATGTCGACAATGCCAAGACTATCCTCGAGGCCTATAAGGACTTCGAGGTTAAAATCCACCAACAGGACCGCGGCGTGCGCCTGGAGCTGCAGAATGCCCCGGCCGACGCCTTCGTCGATGGCGAAATGATCGCCAGTACCCGTGAAATGCTGTTCAGCGCCCTGCGCGATATCGTCTACACCGAGAGCGAGCTGGCCAGCCAGCGTATCGACCTGGAAAGCTCCCAGGGCATCACCGATTACGTGTTCCACCTGCTGCGCAATGCGCGCACCCTGCGCCCGGGCGTGGAGCCGAAGATGGTGGTGTGCTGGGGCGGCCACTCGATCAGCACCGAGGAATACCAGTACACCAAGAAGGTCGGCCACGAACTGGGCCTGCGCAAGCTGGACGTGTGCACCGGCTGTGGCCCTGGCGTGATGAAGGGGCCGATGAAAGGCGCCACCATCGCCCACGCCAAGCAGCGCATGCATGGCAGCCGCTACCTGGGCCTGACCGAGCCGGGCATCATCGCCGCCGAGGCGCCCAACCCGATCGTCAACGAGCTGGTGATCCTGCCGGACATCGAAAAGCGCCTGGAAGCCTTCGTGCGTGTCGGTCACGGCATCATCATCTTCCCGGGCGGTGCCGGCACGGCCGAGGAGTTCCTCTACCTGCTGGGCATCCTCATGCACCCGGACAACCACGACGTGCCGTTCCCGGTCGTGCTCACCGGCCCGCGCAGCGCCGAGCCATACCTGCAACAATTGCATGCCTTCGTCGGCGCCACCCTGGGCGAGGCGGCGCACCGCTTATACGAAATCATCATTGATGACCCGGCCGAAGTTGCCCGGCACATGGTCGAAGGGCTCAAGGAGGTCAAGCAGTTCCGCCGTGAGCGCAACGACGCCTTCCACTTCAACTGGCTGCTGAAGATCGAAGAGAGCTTCCAGCGCCCGTTCGACCCGACCCACCAGGCCATGGCCGAGCTGGACCTGCGCCGCGAGCTGCCACCCCATGAACTGGCTGCCAACCTGCGCCGGGCGTTTTCCGGCGTAGTAGCGGGTAACGTGAAGGACAAGGGCATCCGCCTGATCGAAGAGCACGGGCCGTACCAGATCCGCGGGGACAGCGCTGTGCTGGACCCACTGGGCCGGCTGCTGCAGGCCTTCGTCGACCAGCACCGCATGAAGCTGCCGGGCGGCGCGGCGTATGTCCCTTGCTACCAAGTGGTGACCTGA
- a CDS encoding YeiH family protein, producing MATVPSHPAYSPTLSTRGRLNGILFVALFALAVTQLAALPAIANLGISPLIVGIVAGALYGNALRDGVPASWAAGINFSARGLLRIAVAFFGLRVSLQEIAEVGWSGLLVSLLVVSSTLLIGLWCGMKLFKLDRDTALLTAAGSAICGAAAVLAFESALRSAPHKSAMAVGSVVLFGTLSMFLYPLAINAGWLHLDTLGAGLFLGGTIHEVAQVVGAASNVSPEATHIATIVKMTRVMLLVPVLLVVGLWISRSRKAGQAQGNGRIAMPWFAFGFLALVLVNSLQVLPGSVTQAVNSLDTFALTMAMTALGMETRLSQIRQAGPKALATGAILNLWLVGGGLAITLGVQKLLG from the coding sequence ATGGCCACGGTTCCGTCCCACCCCGCTTATTCGCCTACCCTCTCTACCCGAGGGCGGCTCAACGGCATCCTGTTCGTCGCGCTTTTTGCGCTTGCGGTCACTCAGCTGGCGGCCTTGCCTGCCATCGCCAACCTGGGCATCAGCCCGTTGATCGTCGGCATCGTCGCCGGCGCGCTGTACGGCAATGCCTTGCGCGATGGAGTACCGGCCAGCTGGGCTGCCGGCATAAACTTTTCGGCCCGCGGCCTGCTGCGCATTGCCGTGGCCTTCTTTGGCCTGCGGGTCAGCCTGCAGGAAATCGCCGAAGTCGGCTGGTCGGGGCTGCTCGTGTCGTTGCTGGTGGTGTCCAGCACCCTGCTGATCGGCCTGTGGTGTGGTATGAAGCTGTTCAAGCTTGACCGCGACACTGCCCTGCTGACCGCCGCTGGCAGCGCCATCTGTGGCGCCGCCGCCGTGCTGGCCTTCGAATCGGCACTGCGCAGTGCCCCGCACAAGAGCGCCATGGCCGTCGGCAGCGTGGTGCTGTTCGGCACCTTGTCGATGTTCCTCTACCCGCTGGCCATCAATGCCGGCTGGCTGCACCTGGACACCCTGGGCGCCGGGCTTTTCCTGGGTGGCACCATCCACGAAGTCGCCCAGGTGGTGGGCGCAGCCAGTAACGTCAGCCCTGAAGCCACTCATATCGCCACCATCGTCAAGATGACCCGGGTGATGCTGCTGGTGCCGGTACTGCTGGTGGTAGGCCTGTGGATCAGCCGCTCGCGCAAGGCCGGCCAGGCGCAGGGCAATGGGCGCATTGCGATGCCGTGGTTTGCCTTCGGCTTCCTCGCGCTGGTCCTGGTGAATTCCCTGCAGGTATTGCCAGGTAGCGTGACGCAAGCGGTCAACAGCCTCGACACTTTTGCCTTGACCATGGCCATGACTGCGTTGGGGATGGAGACGCGCCTCAGCCAGATCCGCCAGGCCGGGCCAAAGGCGCTGGCTACCGGTGCGATTCTGAATCTGTGGCTGGTAGGTGGTGGATTGGCGATTACCCTTGGCGTGCAGAAGCTGTTGGGATAA